The proteins below are encoded in one region of candidate division WOR-3 bacterium:
- a CDS encoding leucyl aminopeptidase, translated as MKIEIINQKITDFAGDVIIVNLFEGVTSPGGATGAVDRALNGIISRLIKKGEIKGEFAETTIIHTPEKLKTERVLVVGLGKQKEFDLEQLRKIAGAAAHACRKIRAKRIGTIVHGAGIGGIAPEKACQALVEGTILGLYQFKEYKKIENSQIKEFAIVELDKKKIKPFKKGLKIGEILAQSQNIARDLINEPANNLTPEKLETRIKTLIKTTGLSKVIGFKCLYRKDLEKFGMGALLSVSQGSCNEPRLIILRLKNSNKPLTTLIGKTVTFDSGGISLKPSAGMGAMKGDMAGGAAVIGATIALARAKARINLMTLIPAVENMPSGSASRPGDVVRAMNGKTIEIISTDAEGRMTLADAICYAEKQKAETIIDIATLTGGCVIALGDLTAAVMGNDQRLIDKLLSTSKRSGEHLWQLPLFKEYSEQLKSEIADLKNSGGRKASAITAGVFLQSFVDNARWLHIDMAGKESSEKSGFYTPAGGTGFGVRTLFEFVNEEL; from the coding sequence ATGAAAATAGAAATAATCAACCAAAAAATCACGGATTTCGCAGGTGATGTAATCATTGTTAATCTATTTGAAGGAGTGACCTCCCCCGGCGGTGCGACCGGTGCCGTGGACAGGGCGCTCAACGGCATAATCTCACGACTCATAAAAAAAGGTGAGATAAAAGGAGAATTCGCTGAAACCACGATAATCCATACACCGGAAAAGCTGAAGACGGAAAGGGTTCTTGTGGTCGGCTTGGGGAAACAGAAAGAGTTCGACCTTGAGCAGCTCAGAAAGATCGCCGGCGCAGCGGCACATGCCTGCAGGAAAATAAGGGCGAAAAGAATCGGCACGATTGTACACGGAGCAGGCATCGGCGGCATCGCTCCGGAAAAAGCCTGTCAGGCGCTTGTCGAAGGCACGATCCTGGGGCTCTATCAATTCAAAGAATATAAGAAGATAGAAAATTCGCAGATTAAAGAATTTGCAATCGTTGAATTAGACAAGAAGAAGATCAAACCATTCAAAAAAGGACTGAAAATCGGTGAAATACTCGCTCAATCCCAGAATATCGCCCGTGACCTCATTAATGAACCGGCGAATAATCTGACTCCGGAAAAACTGGAAACAAGGATCAAAACACTCATCAAAACCACTGGTTTGAGTAAGGTGATAGGTTTCAAATGTCTCTATAGAAAAGACCTTGAAAAATTTGGTATGGGGGCATTATTGTCGGTTTCCCAGGGCAGTTGTAATGAACCGCGCCTGATAATACTGAGATTGAAAAACAGCAACAAACCATTGACGACCCTGATCGGAAAAACAGTGACGTTCGACTCCGGTGGAATATCGTTGAAACCATCGGCGGGAATGGGAGCGATGAAAGGTGATATGGCGGGTGGTGCGGCGGTCATCGGTGCAACCATCGCCCTTGCCCGTGCAAAGGCCAGAATAAATCTAATGACCCTCATCCCTGCTGTAGAAAATATGCCCTCAGGTTCGGCTTCGCGGCCCGGTGATGTGGTGCGGGCGATGAACGGCAAAACCATTGAGATAATCTCAACCGACGCCGAAGGAAGAATGACCTTAGCTGACGCGATATGCTATGCGGAAAAACAGAAGGCGGAAACGATCATCGATATCGCCACCCTGACCGGTGGTTGTGTCATCGCCCTGGGCGATCTTACAGCGGCGGTGATGGGTAATGACCAGAGACTGATCGACAAGTTGTTATCAACGTCGAAAAGAAGTGGTGAACATCTCTGGCAGTTGCCGCTGTTCAAAGAATACAGCGAGCAGCTAAAGAGCGAGATTGCAGACCTGAAAAACTCCGGAGGCAGAAAAGCATCAGCCATCACCGCGGGGGTCTTTCTCCAATCATTCGTGGATAATGCCCGGTGGCTCCACATCGATATGGCGGGAAAAGAAAGCAGTGAAAAGAGCGGCTTTTATACGCCGGCAGGCGGTACTGGATTCGGTGTAAGAACCCTCTTCGAATTTGTGAACGAAGAACTATGA
- a CDS encoding glycosyltransferase family 1 protein: MKILLVSDTFYPHTGGVPEHMLYLWQNLRKFGHDAKVLAPSFGKNYPYVDENIVRIGRAIKIPKNKSFSVITIGLTIPWRLRRFLERQKFDVIHIHGPVAPVLPYFALKYSQAKNFVTCHSAHEESFGYLLWEPVLEQYFRKIDGMIAVSEVARDSVSRYFPGNYRIIPNGIDTTRFHPAVKPLPELERYSPKILFVGRFEPRKGLKYLLQAFPLITREFPGAKLIVVGRGILERFYRRYVEEHIKESVIFAGHVSPEELPRYYASCDIYCSPATGQESFGIVLLEAMASGKPIVASDIPGYRKVLEDDKEGVFFKACDAESLAETVVRLLKNRKKMEVLGENGRKKSLKYDWKIVTKKVLDFYQEVLEQGR, translated from the coding sequence ATGAAGATACTGCTTGTTTCTGATACATTCTATCCCCATACCGGCGGAGTGCCCGAGCATATGCTCTATCTCTGGCAGAACCTGCGGAAGTTCGGTCACGATGCAAAGGTCCTTGCTCCATCATTCGGCAAGAATTATCCGTATGTTGATGAGAACATAGTGAGAATAGGCCGGGCGATAAAAATTCCGAAGAATAAATCTTTCTCCGTTATTACGATCGGGCTGACGATCCCCTGGCGATTAAGACGATTCCTTGAACGGCAGAAGTTCGACGTCATCCATATCCACGGTCCGGTGGCGCCCGTACTGCCGTATTTTGCACTCAAATATTCACAGGCGAAGAACTTTGTCACCTGCCATTCAGCCCATGAGGAGAGTTTCGGTTATCTGCTCTGGGAACCGGTGCTGGAGCAGTATTTCAGAAAGATCGACGGAATGATCGCTGTTTCTGAAGTGGCGCGGGATTCGGTTTCCAGATATTTCCCGGGTAATTACAGGATTATCCCCAATGGCATTGATACCACCCGGTTTCACCCTGCAGTCAAACCTCTGCCCGAGTTGGAAAGATATTCACCCAAGATTCTTTTCGTCGGCAGGTTCGAACCGAGAAAAGGTCTTAAATACCTCTTGCAAGCCTTTCCTTTGATAACCAGGGAGTTTCCCGGAGCAAAACTCATCGTGGTCGGCAGAGGGATTCTTGAACGTTTCTACCGCCGCTATGTAGAGGAACATATAAAAGAGAGTGTCATCTTTGCAGGGCACGTAAGTCCTGAAGAATTACCCCGTTATTATGCATCCTGTGATATCTATTGTTCTCCGGCGACAGGGCAGGAGAGTTTCGGTATCGTGCTGCTCGAGGCGATGGCGTCAGGCAAGCCGATCGTGGCTTCTGATATTCCCGGTTATCGGAAGGTCCTGGAGGATGATAAAGAAGGGGTGTTTTTTAAAGCTTGCGACGCCGAGTCACTTGCCGAAACCGTGGTCCGTCTTCTGAAGAACAGGAAGAAGATGGAGGTTCTGGGAGAGAACGGCAGGAAGAAGTCTTTGAAATATGATTGGAAGATCGTGACGAAAAAGGTGCTTGATTTTTATCAGGAAGTTTTAGAACAGGGAAGGTAG
- a CDS encoding M42 family peptidase codes for MEYLDTLLSKLTLATGVAYSGEVLEIIRRELCGYEVEARTEQDGSVIGHIPGEKNIGVMLACHVDEIGFMVSSIDDAGRISFSGIGGVDVRILPGQEVIVHGKKKLRGYIGAKPPHLMTKEERKKVLPMEKLFVDVGLECAEVKELVRIGDCISFVGTYKKLQGDLRSVKSLDNRASVACSLLAFKELVRSVPACNLYFVATSQEEYTGLGARIHSYRLPIHYAITVDVTFGEYPTLKDYQYFPLNKGPVIGRGATIPEKLYDLLIRTAEELEIPYQIEPLPTYTGTDADAIAFNREGIPTCVIGIPIRYMHTPVEVVSLKDIIRAKELIVGAIRRL; via the coding sequence ATGGAATACCTTGATACTCTGTTATCGAAACTTACGCTTGCTACAGGAGTGGCATATTCAGGAGAGGTATTGGAGATCATCCGGCGGGAATTGTGCGGTTATGAAGTGGAGGCGCGTACAGAACAGGACGGCAGCGTCATCGGGCATATTCCCGGCGAAAAGAATATCGGAGTTATGCTTGCCTGCCATGTTGATGAAATCGGATTTATGGTCAGCTCCATTGATGATGCGGGCCGGATAAGTTTCAGCGGCATCGGTGGTGTTGATGTACGTATTCTGCCCGGACAGGAAGTGATTGTTCATGGAAAGAAAAAACTGAGAGGATACATCGGGGCGAAGCCACCTCATCTGATGACCAAAGAGGAACGCAAGAAGGTTCTTCCCATGGAGAAGCTGTTCGTCGATGTCGGACTGGAGTGTGCCGAGGTTAAAGAACTTGTGAGAATCGGTGATTGTATCTCTTTTGTCGGGACTTATAAAAAACTACAGGGAGATTTACGGAGCGTGAAATCATTGGATAATCGTGCGAGTGTCGCATGCAGTCTCCTGGCGTTCAAGGAACTTGTTCGGTCAGTACCTGCCTGCAATCTCTATTTTGTAGCGACGAGCCAGGAGGAGTATACCGGCCTCGGCGCCAGAATCCACTCGTATCGGCTTCCTATCCATTATGCCATAACCGTTGATGTGACATTCGGGGAATACCCCACCCTGAAGGACTACCAGTATTTTCCGCTGAACAAAGGGCCGGTGATAGGCCGCGGAGCGACGATTCCTGAAAAGCTCTATGATCTGCTTATCAGGACCGCGGAAGAACTGGAGATTCCATATCAGATCGAGCCGCTTCCTACGTATACGGGGACTGATGCCGATGCAATAGCATTCAACCGTGAAGGTATTCCGACCTGTGTCATAGGAATTCCGATCCGCTATATGCATACCCCGGTGGAGGTGGTTTCACTCAAAGATATCATCCGCGCCAAAGAATTGATTGTCGGCGCCATTAGAAGATTGTGA
- a CDS encoding MFS transporter — MWATLKNRDFSIFVFSQTISQFGDKLDYIALIGVIGLYPGARTPFLLSQLAIFMTLPVLIFGPIAGVLVDRWHKKKVMVVCDTLRMVCAILIPILFLLTKNIYPVFGVVFFMFLLTLFFNSARSAIIPNLVPHDGILRANSVVNFVGRGATFLGMLTGGFIVDWQMWDKFIGLAGWIVAFILDALTFGVSAVMLYVMKVRLPEIKKQEQHLEARGFLLLVRNGLVKVWKELKHAVQIILKERNLGFTMISILLLIIAGSIIYVLVIPTIQKEMAWGTRGVGFLAAVGALGLLSGAWLVGVFGHHFDLKKLIIVCFILLAGTLFVFPFLNHLWMFAVAVFIGGIAISPVFIGQETLIHRYADEFVRGRMFSIRDWILNGSFVAAALVVGFLATVVAKNFLFYVFGILLAVLAVVSWLILARGKGSAVSQDNA, encoded by the coding sequence GTGTGGGCGACATTAAAAAACAGGGATTTTTCAATATTCGTCTTTTCCCAGACCATAAGTCAATTCGGTGACAAACTGGACTACATCGCCCTTATCGGGGTGATCGGTCTTTACCCCGGTGCCAGAACTCCCTTTCTTTTATCGCAACTCGCCATATTTATGACACTGCCGGTGCTCATATTCGGTCCGATAGCCGGTGTGCTTGTCGACCGTTGGCATAAGAAGAAGGTGATGGTCGTCTGCGACACCCTGCGGATGGTCTGCGCTATTTTGATCCCGATATTGTTTCTTTTGACAAAGAACATCTATCCGGTATTCGGGGTTGTCTTTTTTATGTTTCTCCTTACCCTGTTCTTTAATTCCGCACGGAGTGCGATAATTCCGAACCTTGTGCCGCACGACGGTATTTTAAGGGCGAATTCCGTGGTCAATTTCGTGGGCAGGGGAGCGACTTTTCTCGGTATGTTGACCGGCGGTTTTATCGTTGACTGGCAGATGTGGGATAAGTTCATCGGACTTGCCGGATGGATCGTCGCTTTTATCCTCGATGCGCTCACTTTCGGTGTCTCGGCGGTTATGCTCTATGTGATGAAGGTGAGGTTGCCGGAGATAAAGAAACAGGAACAGCATTTAGAGGCGCGGGGGTTCTTGCTTCTGGTCCGTAACGGTCTGGTCAAGGTCTGGAAAGAACTGAAACATGCAGTGCAGATTATATTGAAAGAAAGGAATCTCGGCTTCACCATGATTTCAATCCTGCTGCTGATCATCGCCGGAAGTATAATCTATGTTCTGGTCATCCCGACGATACAGAAGGAGATGGCATGGGGCACAAGGGGGGTTGGATTTCTCGCCGCCGTCGGTGCACTCGGACTTTTATCCGGTGCCTGGCTGGTGGGTGTTTTCGGCCATCATTTTGATCTGAAGAAATTAATCATCGTCTGTTTTATTCTGTTGGCGGGCACCTTATTTGTTTTTCCTTTTTTGAATCATCTCTGGATGTTCGCCGTGGCGGTCTTCATCGGAGGTATTGCGATATCACCGGTATTCATCGGTCAGGAGACCTTGATCCATCGTTATGCAGATGAGTTCGTCCGCGGCAGGATGTTTTCCATACGGGACTGGATATTGAACGGCTCGTTCGTGGCTGCGGCTCTGGTTGTCGGTTTTCTCGCGACAGTCGTTGCAAAGAATTTTCTCTTTTATGTATTCGGCATTTTACTGGCGGTGCTTGCTGTCGTAAGCTGGTTGATCCTTGCGCGTGGTAAAGGCTCTGCAGTTTCACAGGATAACGCCTAA
- a CDS encoding 4Fe-4S dicluster domain-containing protein: MDEKEIEHWITISILGRKYKVPAGLTIMQAMEFAGYRFIRSCGCRAGFCGACTTVYRIEGDYRLKTAMACQTRVEDGMYLTQIPFTPAERANYDINKLSAGIEAFLTHYPEILRCLGCNSCTKACPQDIDVMEYIAAGKRGDISLMADLSFDCIMCGLCAMRCPAELAQYNYAQLARRLHGKYETPPPDHLLNRVKEIEEGKYKEELDKLMSTSTDELKKLYTSRDIEKA, translated from the coding sequence ATCGATGAAAAAGAGATCGAACACTGGATAACGATTTCCATTCTCGGCAGGAAGTACAAAGTTCCTGCAGGCCTCACAATCATGCAGGCGATGGAATTTGCAGGTTATCGGTTCATCCGCTCCTGTGGTTGCCGCGCCGGATTCTGCGGTGCCTGTACAACGGTTTACCGGATAGAAGGAGATTATCGTTTAAAGACGGCCATGGCGTGCCAGACCAGGGTCGAGGACGGTATGTATCTCACCCAGATACCTTTTACACCGGCTGAACGGGCGAACTATGATATAAACAAACTTTCTGCGGGGATCGAGGCTTTTCTCACCCATTATCCAGAGATATTACGATGTCTCGGCTGTAATTCCTGCACCAAGGCATGCCCTCAGGATATTGATGTGATGGAATATATCGCCGCCGGAAAACGGGGTGATATCAGCTTGATGGCTGATTTATCATTTGATTGCATTATGTGCGGTCTTTGTGCGATGCGTTGTCCGGCAGAGCTCGCTCAGTATAATTATGCTCAACTCGCAAGGCGTCTGCACGGAAAATACGAGACTCCACCACCTGATCATCTACTCAACAGGGTTAAAGAGATTGAAGAGGGGAAATACAAGGAAGAGCTTGATAAACTTATGAGTACGAGTACTGATGAGTTGAAGAAGCTTTATACTTCCCGGGATATAGAGAAGGCATAA
- a CDS encoding dUTP diphosphatase produces MESRIKVKIIGKSIPRYHSEHAAGCDLCACIKEKIVLEPGQFCTVPTGLRIELPRGYEAQVRPRSGLAAVNGIGVLNAPGTIDADYRGEIKIILFNFGSERFVIQNGDRIAQMIFSRVVRAEFIPVDRLQETERGEGGFGHTGI; encoded by the coding sequence ATGGAGAGTCGGATAAAGGTTAAGATTATAGGAAAATCCATTCCCCGTTATCACAGTGAGCATGCGGCGGGCTGTGACCTCTGTGCGTGTATTAAGGAAAAGATTGTTCTTGAACCCGGGCAGTTCTGTACTGTTCCGACAGGGCTGAGGATTGAACTTCCCCGAGGATATGAAGCCCAGGTGAGACCGCGCAGCGGCCTTGCCGCCGTCAATGGAATAGGTGTTCTCAATGCACCGGGTACGATCGATGCGGATTATCGCGGTGAGATAAAGATCATATTATTCAATTTCGGAAGTGAAAGATTCGTCATTCAAAACGGCGATCGTATTGCGCAGATGATCTTCAGCCGCGTTGTCCGGGCGGAATTCATTCCCGTGGACAGACTGCAGGAGACAGAAAGAGGTGAGGGAGGTTTCGGACATACAGGAATATGA
- a CDS encoding FAD-binding protein, with protein sequence MAELKFIGGYPEYMRKLIDNVNRTRAQRKDYIPKAMTMEEREEVLKVHPDFAPGGKRAISIGPNKGDMAPNEVVDLIEAYPLIGGNEVDLSKPDYVVDLLIIGGGLAGTTAAVWANDQGIEKDKILLVNKLRHGDANSIMAEGGTQAADRENDSPARHFLDAIGGGHFTNKPDVLRALVEDAPLIMKWLCDLGAMLDREEDGSFVEKAGGGTSRRRMHACKDYTGLEELRVIRDEFRTREIPYLEYSPVIEFLTDGNRVTGAVLYNLETHDYKIVQAKATILATGGFGRLHVRGFPTTNHYGATADGVVLAYRVGAKLRDTDTVQYHPTGAAYPQQIIGLLLTEKLRGMGAQPVNKDGEAFVFPLEPRDVEAASFIRECYVRNKGVVTPTGMRGVWLDTPMIELKNGVGAIEKSFPGMFRMFKRFDIDMRKDPVLVFPTLHYQNGGVETDPWGKTNIDCLWVAGEVSGGVHGKNRLMGNSTLDCLVFGRRAGISVAEYLKSAPQHGKMTLAHLDNYVKLLKEAGIETTRKAPILLPDYRGKAVLARMIDVF encoded by the coding sequence ATGGCTGAGTTAAAATTTATCGGTGGCTACCCTGAGTATATGCGGAAGTTGATCGACAATGTAAATCGGACAAGGGCACAGAGAAAAGATTATATCCCCAAAGCGATGACGATGGAAGAAAGGGAAGAGGTTTTGAAGGTGCACCCTGATTTTGCACCGGGCGGTAAAAGAGCGATCTCCATCGGTCCGAATAAAGGGGATATGGCTCCGAATGAAGTCGTGGATTTGATCGAAGCCTATCCATTGATAGGGGGTAATGAAGTCGATTTAAGTAAGCCCGATTATGTGGTGGATCTCCTTATCATCGGCGGTGGTCTTGCCGGTACAACCGCTGCTGTGTGGGCGAATGACCAGGGTATTGAAAAGGATAAGATTCTTCTCGTTAATAAGTTGAGGCATGGTGATGCAAATTCGATCATGGCTGAAGGAGGCACCCAAGCCGCCGACCGCGAGAACGATTCTCCTGCCCGCCATTTTTTAGATGCCATCGGCGGCGGTCATTTCACCAATAAGCCGGATGTGCTGCGTGCTCTTGTTGAAGACGCTCCTTTGATAATGAAATGGCTTTGTGATTTAGGAGCGATGCTTGACAGAGAAGAAGACGGTAGTTTTGTGGAGAAGGCGGGTGGTGGAACTTCACGCCGAAGAATGCACGCCTGTAAAGATTATACCGGTCTCGAGGAACTGCGGGTCATCAGGGACGAATTCAGAACACGGGAGATTCCGTACCTTGAGTACTCACCGGTCATCGAATTTTTGACGGATGGAAATCGTGTGACCGGCGCGGTGTTGTATAATCTTGAAACACACGATTATAAGATCGTTCAGGCAAAAGCAACGATTCTGGCGACAGGCGGTTTCGGCAGACTCCATGTTCGGGGTTTTCCGACGACCAACCATTATGGCGCGACCGCCGACGGTGTCGTGCTCGCTTATCGGGTGGGAGCAAAGCTGCGTGATACAGATACAGTTCAGTACCATCCGACAGGAGCTGCATATCCACAGCAGATCATCGGCCTTCTCCTTACGGAAAAACTGCGTGGTATGGGGGCTCAACCCGTGAACAAGGACGGTGAGGCATTCGTCTTTCCGCTTGAACCCAGGGATGTCGAAGCAGCGAGCTTTATCCGTGAATGTTATGTCAGGAACAAAGGGGTTGTGACTCCGACGGGTATGCGTGGTGTCTGGCTTGATACCCCGATGATCGAGCTCAAGAACGGCGTCGGTGCCATTGAGAAGTCATTCCCCGGTATGTTCCGGATGTTCAAACGTTTTGATATTGATATGCGTAAAGATCCGGTTCTTGTTTTCCCCACTCTCCATTACCAGAACGGTGGTGTCGAAACCGATCCATGGGGTAAGACGAATATTGATTGTCTCTGGGTCGCCGGTGAGGTCTCCGGCGGAGTGCACGGTAAGAACCGATTGATGGGCAATTCAACGCTTGATTGTCTTGTTTTCGGAAGAAGAGCCGGTATTTCTGTGGCGGAATATTTGAAGAGCGCACCCCAGCATGGAAAGATGACACTTGCACATCTCGATAATTATGTAAAGTTGTTGAAAGAAGCAGGTATCGAGACCACCCGTAAGGCGCCGATACTTCTGCCTGATTATCGCGGTAAAGCCGTACTCGCCCGGATGATCGACGTATTTTAG
- a CDS encoding pyridoxal phosphate-dependent aminotransferase produces the protein MKLSRRAEDMPYSAIRKLAPFAEEAKKKGIHVFHLNIGQPDIDTPPEIFEAIAHYREKVLRYGPSAGLLELRVAVVDYHRNLGFDIDIDNVWITTGGSEAILFAMMTVCDPGDEIIVFEPFYTNYNGLAVMSQVKLVPITTEVEKGFHLPPKEVIEEKIGSKTKAILINTPNNPTGTVLTEEEMFIINGLCKKYGLFLLSDEVYREFVYDQRTHISTLSLSEIEDRVIVMDSISKRFSACGARVGSIISRNKMIMDRLLKFAQARLCPPTLEQVGAVAAYKNIDKYIKPMIEEYELRRNILFEELPAVPGVYGHRPEGAFYTVLRLPVDNTDKFCEWLLTDFNHENKTVMLAPANGFYSSPDKGVNEVRIAYVLKEKDLREAIKVLKAALQAYQG, from the coding sequence ATAAAGCTTTCCAGAAGAGCAGAAGATATGCCGTATTCAGCAATCCGTAAACTGGCACCTTTTGCTGAAGAGGCGAAGAAAAAGGGTATTCATGTATTTCATCTCAATATCGGACAACCGGATATCGATACTCCACCTGAGATATTCGAGGCGATTGCACACTATCGGGAAAAAGTACTTCGCTACGGACCGTCGGCAGGGCTTCTTGAGTTGCGTGTGGCGGTCGTCGATTATCACAGAAATCTGGGATTTGATATTGATATTGATAATGTATGGATTACGACCGGAGGCAGCGAAGCCATTCTTTTCGCAATGATGACGGTGTGCGATCCCGGAGATGAGATAATCGTCTTTGAACCGTTTTATACAAATTACAACGGACTGGCGGTGATGTCGCAGGTTAAACTTGTTCCCATCACAACCGAAGTCGAGAAGGGTTTTCATCTACCTCCGAAAGAAGTTATTGAAGAGAAGATCGGTTCAAAGACAAAAGCGATATTGATCAACACCCCCAATAATCCTACGGGTACGGTCCTTACTGAAGAGGAGATGTTTATCATCAACGGCCTGTGCAAAAAGTACGGACTATTTCTGCTTTCGGACGAGGTGTATCGGGAGTTTGTTTATGATCAGAGGACGCATATAAGCACACTTTCACTCTCAGAGATCGAGGATCGTGTAATTGTAATGGATTCCATATCAAAGCGGTTTTCAGCCTGCGGCGCCCGGGTCGGTTCGATTATCAGTCGGAACAAAATGATAATGGATCGCCTGCTTAAATTCGCCCAGGCGAGATTGTGTCCGCCGACCCTTGAACAGGTCGGTGCAGTGGCTGCTTATAAGAATATCGATAAATATATAAAGCCGATGATTGAAGAATACGAGTTGCGCAGGAATATTCTTTTTGAAGAACTTCCGGCGGTCCCCGGTGTGTACGGTCATAGACCTGAAGGTGCTTTTTATACGGTATTGAGATTGCCCGTGGACAACACGGATAAATTCTGTGAGTGGCTTTTGACCGATTTTAATCACGAGAACAAGACCGTTATGCTTGCACCGGCGAACGGCTTCTATTCTTCTCCGGATAAAGGTGTGAACGAGGTCCGCATTGCTTATGTGCTGAAAGAGAAAGACTTGCGCGAGGCGATTAAGGTTCTGAAAGCCGCCCTCCAGGCGTATCAGGGTTGA
- a CDS encoding polysaccharide deacetylase family protein — MRVVKALQFHRITPKFQFCGTWNRPEQFESFLKFLRSCGIAAVLPGEEKEGVVITFDDGEKSVYEYAFPILRKYNMKAVVFLIAGYVGKTNIWDLSLNGERTAHLSWNEIIEMRNYGIEFGSHTMTHRNLTRLSLPDLEYELFESKKILDEKIGGCDCVSYPFNRLNEQVIRVAGEAGYKFGFGGDGGNALALKKEAIYITDTVGTLRIKIFERPILQYGYERLKQKVINYFTIATMLSQKKVYAKNRS, encoded by the coding sequence TTGCGCGTGGTAAAGGCTCTGCAGTTTCACAGGATAACGCCTAAATTCCAGTTTTGTGGAACCTGGAACAGGCCGGAACAGTTCGAGAGCTTCTTGAAATTTTTAAGGTCGTGTGGTATAGCGGCCGTTCTGCCCGGTGAAGAGAAAGAGGGGGTGGTGATTACCTTTGATGATGGAGAAAAGAGTGTTTATGAGTATGCATTCCCCATTCTCAGGAAATATAATATGAAAGCCGTGGTTTTTCTGATTGCCGGATACGTGGGCAAAACGAATATCTGGGACCTTTCGTTGAACGGAGAACGTACCGCACACTTGTCCTGGAATGAAATTATTGAAATGAGGAATTACGGAATTGAATTCGGTTCTCACACAATGACACACCGCAATCTGACGAGGCTGTCTCTTCCTGATCTTGAATATGAACTCTTTGAGTCGAAAAAAATACTGGATGAGAAGATCGGCGGATGCGATTGCGTCTCGTATCCCTTTAATCGGCTCAATGAACAGGTGATCAGGGTTGCAGGTGAAGCAGGTTATAAATTCGGTTTCGGAGGCGACGGCGGTAATGCCCTTGCTTTGAAAAAAGAAGCGATATATATAACAGACACCGTCGGTACTTTGAGAATAAAAATTTTCGAAAGACCGATCCTCCAGTATGGATATGAACGGCTGAAGCAGAAGGTGATTAACTATTTTACGATAGCCACCATGCTCAGCCAGAAGAAAGTGTATGCCAAAAACAGGAGTTGA